Below is a window of Desulfovibrionales bacterium DNA.
ATTTGGCGCAGATAATGGACGAATCTAACGAGGCAAGAGAATATTATAAAATAATAGACCAAATTACAAGTTACGCTGTGATTTAAAAGCCCATGCCATCTCTTATCTTATCGACCTTATCTGCCTAATATTTGACTAACATTTTATGTTATTGTGTTTTTTAGTAGATTTTCATATGATCCTTATCATATCTATTGATGTCCGAGGCCATAGTTGCTTACTCATGGGTAAGGGGGCAGGTGGAAGATATATCCATGTGGTTTGTGCGCCCAAAGATGAGTATCTCGCAATCATAACAGCCTACATTCCCACTCTGGATGATTGGGAGGAAGGCTTCAAGGTGAGAAAGGTAATGAAGTGCATGTATTGTAAAGGTGAAATGAAACGAGGGGAAGCCCCATTCCATATTGACAGGAAAGGGGTACACTTAACACTCGATGATGTCCCGGCCTGGACTTGTCAGCAGTGTGGCGAGTCTTATTTCGAGGAGACGGAGGTCGAGTCAATCCAGGCAATGATTCAAGCCGTGGAACAGAAGATGCAGAAACTCGCCACTACTGGATAAATCCACCCTCGTCGTTGAACAAACGTGGGTGCAATTGTGCAATTGGGGGATGAACTCATGAATCCAGATGCGGTTGATATTTTAGCAAGAGTTCGCAATGAATTAAATCAGTTAGGTTATGTAGACGAACTCTTGCGCCAGGACTATGTCTTCGACGATGCATCAGCCACAGGAACCCGGGAACTGCATATACCTTTAGCAGCCTTTGCCCAATGGCCGCCATCCTAT
It encodes the following:
- a CDS encoding YgiT-type zinc finger protein; the protein is MGKGAGGRYIHVVCAPKDEYLAIITAYIPTLDDWEEGFKVRKVMKCMYCKGEMKRGEAPFHIDRKGVHLTLDDVPAWTCQQCGESYFEETEVESIQAMIQAVEQKMQKLATTG